The Blastocatellia bacterium DNA window GAAGGTCGGACGGTCGGGCCGCGCCGTCAGCGGAAAGTTCGACTGCGCCGGCTGCGATTTAATGCCAATGACCAGCGCCGGGGTGAGAACGAGCTTATCGAATCCGAAATGTTTAGTCGCCGGCCTAGCGGTCTCGGCAGTCGCGGGTTGCTGGGCGGGCGAGCCGGCTTGAGCCGCGGCGGTCGCTGGCTTAGCCGCCGTCGCGGCAATTTTTGTATCGGCGCTCTCGTTCTTTTTCTCTTCGACGCGCAGGGTGAAACGAGCCACTTCGCGCCAGGCGCCTTCGGGCGGCACCAGGTAGACCGTCAACAGCGATTGTCCTGAAGACAGCGGCACGAGCTTCGGCCCGTAATGCAGCGACGTTTCGCCAATCGCGCAAAGACTGGTGACATCCATCTGGCCGATGAACAGCGCGACGCGGCCTTCGTCTTTGCCGAGCGGGCGGTTCAAACTTAACTCGATCAGCGAATCTGCCGCGAGCGTCTGGTCGCCGCTGAAGCCCGGCGTCACGACGAGCGCCGGACGTGCCGTCGCGCTGCCATCCTGGGCGCGGACGCCGAACCACCCGCCACCGGCGCAGGCCACGGCCAGCGCCATCAATGTCATCCATGCCAGATGCAGCGGATGGCGCGGTGATAAAGATGCTCTTCTCTGCCTGGTCATGATGAATCCCTCAATCTGGCGGTGAACGGGGCGGCGCGGCGACGGTGTCTTGCTGACACGGGTCGCCGCGCCGCGTTGGCCTGGGCCTCTAGCAGTTCTTGTCGAACGCCTCTTCGGTGGTCTGCACCGCCGCCCCGTTGTTCTCCTTGCTCGAAGCAAGGAGGTAGGCGCCTGCCGATACCAGACACTTGAAGACCTGCTTCAACTTGCCGAATGCCGGCTCCGGGTGGTAGCCGGCGCGGATCACTCGGTAGCCTTGAAACTGGCTCGCAGAGCCGTTTGCGAGGTCAAGCTCGTTGATCGTCTGCGCGCCGGCGTGCGCGTTCAAGTCCCTGAGCGTCTGGTCAATGTCGCCGCGAAGCTCGGCAATCACGACGATGGCAGACTCCAGCACCTTCCTCGCGCCGCCATGCTCCTGGATGAAGCTGCGCAGCTTGGCGCTCCGCACCCTGGCCAGGGCGCGCTGGTCAAGGCTTTCGTAGAGACCCGCGGCCTTCAGCTTGGTGATCGCGGCGCGGATGTCGTTCTGGAAGTCGGCGATGCGGCGCTTGACGGTGTCGCCCTGCGTCGCCAGACGGGCTCTGAGCTGCGGCGTCAGTTGCGGACCTGTGGCCGAGCTGACGAGGGCGTCGAGCTGGCTCAGGTCGTTGAGAAAGCTGCTGACGTTGCGCTGCTCGTTCGACAGGTCAACGTCCGGGCCGGCAGCGCGGGTCGAGAGCGCGAAGCTCTGAGCGATGAGTAAGGCCAGCGCCAGGAGCGCCGAGATGGCTGTGCGACGATTCGATCTTTGCGTTTTCATAAATTCTCCTCAGGTTGATTTCATTTAAGCGAAACCGCGGTTGATAAATTGGCAGGGCGGCGGGTCTGTGTGGTCGCCCTGCCTTGAGGTGGCGTCTGCGCGTGATCAGTTCTTGGTGGCGGTGAAGGTGTAGGGGAAGCGTGTGCCAACCCCTTTGCCATCGAGGCGGACGATGACGATCTTGTTGCCCACCTGCGAGGCGGCGAAGGTGCGCTTGACCTCCGTGCCGACCGCGGCGTTGCCGTTTATGGTGTCGCTCGACAGCTTGGTCTCGGCGCCGGTGTTGAGATCAACGGCGCAGATGTTGACGATGCAATCGGCTCTGCCGTCATCACGCTTCTTGACACTGACGGTGACGCCTTTTTCGGGCTCGATGATCTGGCTAATGAAGCGGCGGTCGGCGGGGGCGAGCAGGTTGCCGGTCTGCGCCACGCCGAACTCCATATCGCGCGGCCCGATTTGCAGCGAGCTGCCGCTGACCAGACGATTCCAGGCGTCTACCATCTTCAAGAAGCTGGCGCGCTTGGACGTGCAGGTGCTGGTGTTGGCCTGGTCGCCTTCCAGCTTCTTGCACTCGTCGCGCAGTTGCTTGACCAGACTGGAAACCGCCGTCGGCACATTGCAGTCCTGGGCGCTGGCCGCGGGCACGCCAGCGAAGCCGGCGGTCAGGGTGAACATCAAAGTCGCAATCAACAGGCTCTTCTTCATGGGTCTCTCCTTCTCGAACTGAAATTAATGTTTAGAAAGTCCGCTGCGGACATCCTGCGATCAAGCCAGCGCGCCCGGAGGCCGCTGTAATGATGCCTACTAAAATGAACCGTCTCTGACTACGGTTTGTGAACCACTCGCCGAGAGACTGTTTTTGAAGCGCGCCCGCAGGCTGACGTGGAAAGTTTTGAGCGCCGCCGCCGGGTTGGCCTTCGGGTGCGAGGCGACCTGTAGCGTCACCGAGCGCGCCGTCGCCTTGAGCGCGTCGCCGCGGGCGCTGGCGCGCGCGCCATCGCTGTAGCGGACTTCGAGCAGCACATCGAAGCCGTCGAGCGTCGTCGCCTGCGGCACGCGCGCCGTCCAGCGAACCTCGACATCTGTGGCCGCCTGCGGGTTGGCCTGCGCCAGCCGCGTCACCTGCGTGATCTGAAGGTCGAGCGGCGCCGCCTGCGGCGGGCGCGCCGGCGCGTCAGCCTGTGCGGCGGCGAGCCACATGAGGACGGCGAAGGCGAGGCGCGAGGCCGGCGCCGTGCCGGCGCGCCGTATGGCGCTGATCAATCTGCTGCCTTTGCCGTCGTCTGTAACCATATCCTTGTCACCGATGTGGACCCGGCATATAATTGGCGCCGGCGCCGGGCACCTTGTTCTCACTGCAACCCGACGCCAGCACCTTTCCACGCCGCGGACGATAACCGCACGGCGATATTTAAGTCTTTAAGAGTCGCTAAATAATCTTCTAAATGCTCGGCAGGGGCCTTTATGTCGTTAGAAGCAGAAGGCTTTTATGAATTCGGCGGGTTTCGCTTAAGCCCCGCCGCGCGCCGTTTGCAGCGCGGCGCGCGGGCGGTGTCGCTGCCGCCTAAGGCGTTTGAAGCCTTGCTGGCGCTGGTCGAGAGCGGCGGGCGCGTGATGGGGCGGGGCGAATTGATCCAGCGCATCTGGCCGGCGGGCGAAGCCGGCGAAGCCAATCTCGCGGTGATGATCTCGGCCTTGCGCAAGACGCTCGGCGAGCGTCCCGATGGCGGCCTCTATATCGAGACGGTGCCGCGTCAGGGATACCGCTTTGCCGCGCCCGTGCAGGCCGGCGCGAATTCGGAGGTGCCGACGGGCGCCGCCACGACGGGCGGCCCGGAAGAATCCGCAATCAACGCCGCCGCGCAGAATGGCCCGACGAGCGAAGCGGCGCTACCGCCCACACCAACGATTGCGCCGCCGGGCGCAGACCGCGCCGCGCCCGGCGGAGATCACGCCGCGCCCGCCGTCACCGCCCAGGCGGCTGGCGCCGGCGCGGGAGGGCGCGGCCTGCGGCGCAAAACGCTGTTCATCGCCGCCGCCCTTGTCTTGATCGCGGTCGCCGCCGGCTACGTCATGCTGTCGCGCCCGACCGCCAAGGCAAACGCGCAGCCGCGCCGGCTAGCCATCCTGCCATTTCGCAATCTCAACCCGAACGCCGCCACCGATTTTCTTGGCAGCTCGCTGGCCGATTCGATCACCACCAAACTTGGCGGCATCCGCTCGCTCATCGTCCGCCCCTCGGCTTACGTCAAGAAGTATGCCGGCGCCAATATTGATCCGAAGCGCGCCGCCGCCGAGTTGAATGTCGACACGCTGATGACCGGCACGTATCTCAAGGAAGGCGATACGCTGCGCATCACCGTGCAGTTGATCGATGCCAATAAAGGCGAGATTCTGGCGCGGCTGCCGCTCGACACCCGCTATGACAAACTGCCGGCAGTCCATGAGCAGGTTGCCGCTAGTATCGTTGACCGCTTGCAGATGAAGCTGAGCTTCGATGAATCCGAGGCCCTGAAGCAGAAAGGCACGGAAAACCGGCAGGCTTACGAACTTTACCTGCAAGGCCGCGACCTCTACCTGAACAACAATTTCATGGCCGCCGTGCCGCTGCTCGAAGAAGCCGTACGGCTCGACCCGAATTTCGCGCTCGCCTGGGCGCATCTGGGCCGGGCGCGCAACGCCGCGGCGTCGTTCAAGCTGCGCGGTCGCGATCTGCATCTGAGCGCCCAGGCGGCCTACGACCAGGCGCTCAATCTCAACCCTGACCTGACGGAAGCGGTCATCTTCAAAGCCAACCTCTTCACCGACACCAACCGCGTTGAACAGTCGGTGCCTCTGCTCAGGCGCTTGCTGACCGCCAATCCGAACCATGCCGAAGCGCACTGGGAGCTCGGCTACGCCTATCGCTTCGCCGGCATGCTTGCGGAATCGGTTGAGGAAGGCGAGCGCGCCCGCGCCCTCGACCCGCTGGTTAAAGCCGGCAGCTCGGCCTTCAACAGTTATCTCTACACCGGCCAGTACGAGAAATTTCTCGCCAGCCTGCCGGCCAGCGATGACAACGCCTTTCTGATTTTTTACCGCGGCCTGGGCAACTATTACATGAAGAATTGGGAGCGCGCCGCAGCCGAATTTGATCGCGCCTACGAAACCGAACCGCAGTTGTATACGCAGATCGGCAAGGCGTTGAGCTACGCCATCCACAACCAGCTGGCAGCGGGGCTTGATTTGTTGCGTAATGTCGAGCACGGCATCGAGCAGAGTGGCGTCGGCGATGCCGAAGGCATTTACAAAGTCGCGCAAGCCTACGCCGCGCTCGGCGACCGGGCATCGGCTTTGCGCGTGCTGCGCCACAGCATCGAGCAGGGCTTCTTCTGCTATGCCTTTTTCATGAGCGACCCGCTGCTGACGCCGTTGCGCGGCGAGGCCGAGTTCGCCGCGTTGATGGAGAAAGCGCGGGCGCGGCAAGAGCAATTCCGCCAGGCGTTCTTTTAATCCGGCGGCGAGACGGTATGAAGGCAGCGAGCGAGAAACGGCCACGACACGGCTACGCCTTCGAGGCGTTCATCCTCGATGAAGACGAGCGCACTTTGCGGCGCGCCGGACAAACCGTGGCGCTCGCCCCGAAAGCCTTCGAGATGCTGCTCGTGCTGGTGCGGCAGGCCGGGCGCTCGTTCAGCAAAGAAGAGTTGATGGAGCAGATCTGGCCCGACGCCTTCGTCGAAGAAGCCAACCTTGCCGTGCACATTTCGATGTTGCGCAAAGCGCTCGGCGAGCAGGCGGGCGGCGGCCAGTATATCGAAACGCTGCCGCGGCGCGGCTACCGCTTCGCCGCCGCGGTGCGCGAATTCAACGACGAAGTCGAGCTGAACCTGACGCCCGCCATGCCGCTTGCGGGCGACTCAGCGCCGGCAGGCCAGGCCGCTACAGCCGCTTCCGTGGCGGCCTCAGCGTCTGCCAGCCAGCGCCCGACCGCGCCGACGCTTATAAGTTATTTCACCAAACCGAAAACGCTCATTGTCGCGGCAATCGTTGTGGCGTTGGCCGTCCTCGCTTATACGATCTGGCCGCGCAAAGCGCCGGCGCGCGGCGGGAGAACTCAAAGGCTCGCCGTGCTGCCGTTCGTCAACAAAGGGCCGGGCGGCCAGCCGTATGATTACGGGCTGGCGCTCGCCGATTCGGTGATTAACAAACTCGGTCTGATCAGTTCCCTCATCGTCAGCCCGACGCCTTACGTCGAGCGCTATGCCAACATGGATGTCGAGCCTGAAGAAGTGGCGCGGCAGTTAAATGTCAACTGCCTGCTGATGGGCAACTACATCGTTGATGGCGACGACTTGACGGTCAACGCACAGCTCATTGACGTCGAGCACAAAGCGCAGTTGTGGGGCGGAGCGATCAAAGGGCAGTCGAGCAAGATGATCGAGCTTCAGGATTACGTCGCCCAACAGGTGGTCAAGGGGCTGCGCCTGCAATTGA harbors:
- a CDS encoding winged helix-turn-helix domain-containing protein; amino-acid sequence: MSLEAEGFYEFGGFRLSPAARRLQRGARAVSLPPKAFEALLALVESGGRVMGRGELIQRIWPAGEAGEANLAVMISALRKTLGERPDGGLYIETVPRQGYRFAAPVQAGANSEVPTGAATTGGPEESAINAAAQNGPTSEAALPPTPTIAPPGADRAAPGGDHAAPAVTAQAAGAGAGGRGLRRKTLFIAAALVLIAVAAGYVMLSRPTAKANAQPRRLAILPFRNLNPNAATDFLGSSLADSITTKLGGIRSLIVRPSAYVKKYAGANIDPKRAAAELNVDTLMTGTYLKEGDTLRITVQLIDANKGEILARLPLDTRYDKLPAVHEQVAASIVDRLQMKLSFDESEALKQKGTENRQAYELYLQGRDLYLNNNFMAAVPLLEEAVRLDPNFALAWAHLGRARNAAASFKLRGRDLHLSAQAAYDQALNLNPDLTEAVIFKANLFTDTNRVEQSVPLLRRLLTANPNHAEAHWELGYAYRFAGMLAESVEEGERARALDPLVKAGSSAFNSYLYTGQYEKFLASLPASDDNAFLIFYRGLGNYYMKNWERAAAEFDRAYETEPQLYTQIGKALSYAIHNQLAAGLDLLRNVEHGIEQSGVGDAEGIYKVAQAYAALGDRASALRVLRHSIEQGFFCYAFFMSDPLLTPLRGEAEFAALMEKARARQEQFRQAFF